The following coding sequences are from one Microbacterium sp. SORGH_AS_0969 window:
- a CDS encoding ABC transporter permease codes for MRGLTGFVGALLEAWQEVRVHRTRVLLSLIGVAVAVCSLTTVVALGAIVQQANQELSERQGGRPATLYVSAFRLDGAIDPADMDAAWSKVLERYEISYASRVQNTVQMVPFATGAVQVGTQAVDQPFGEMHRVQLTEGSWFSPTDEQQLAPRIIVNEVFWDRMGRPPLESHPVVALGGDGVPGAASGIPAGGTLAVVVGVTPASTWETEPTMIMLARHAEAMQKAATGERGSAAAAADPYGGGGAPQSQYEMWVPPELADALTAAVTRDLQAALGDGTEVNVSRQDWAQYGNDPFLVTKLVVIGIAVLVLLLGALGLVNIALVTVKQRVREIGIRRSFGATAGRVFFAVMMESVVATVVAGALGVVAAILIVQSPAMRDLVGQGMVSDFPPFPVDAAIVGLVAATAVGALAGLLPALVAVRVKVIDAIRY; via the coding sequence ATGCGCGGGCTCACCGGCTTCGTCGGCGCTCTGCTCGAGGCCTGGCAGGAGGTACGCGTGCACCGCACGCGCGTGCTCCTTTCGCTCATCGGCGTCGCCGTGGCCGTGTGCTCGCTGACCACGGTGGTCGCCCTCGGCGCGATCGTGCAGCAGGCGAACCAGGAGCTCAGCGAACGTCAGGGCGGCAGGCCCGCCACCCTCTACGTCTCGGCGTTCCGTCTGGACGGGGCGATCGACCCGGCGGACATGGATGCCGCGTGGAGCAAGGTCCTCGAGCGCTATGAGATCTCCTACGCGTCGCGTGTGCAGAACACCGTCCAGATGGTCCCGTTCGCGACGGGCGCGGTCCAGGTCGGAACGCAGGCCGTCGACCAGCCTTTCGGAGAGATGCACCGCGTCCAACTCACCGAGGGCTCGTGGTTCTCGCCGACCGACGAGCAACAGCTCGCGCCGCGGATCATCGTGAACGAGGTCTTCTGGGACCGCATGGGCCGGCCACCGCTCGAAAGCCACCCCGTGGTGGCCCTCGGCGGCGACGGCGTCCCGGGCGCGGCATCCGGAATCCCCGCCGGAGGCACGCTCGCGGTGGTCGTCGGAGTGACTCCCGCCAGCACGTGGGAGACCGAGCCGACGATGATCATGCTCGCGCGGCACGCGGAGGCGATGCAGAAGGCCGCCACCGGTGAACGCGGGTCGGCCGCCGCGGCCGCGGACCCGTACGGCGGCGGCGGAGCACCGCAGAGCCAGTACGAGATGTGGGTGCCGCCCGAGCTCGCGGATGCCCTCACGGCGGCCGTCACGCGCGACCTGCAGGCGGCCCTCGGCGACGGCACCGAGGTGAACGTGTCGCGGCAGGACTGGGCGCAATACGGCAACGACCCGTTCCTGGTGACGAAGCTCGTGGTGATCGGGATCGCGGTGCTCGTCCTCCTGCTCGGCGCGCTGGGCCTGGTCAACATCGCCCTGGTCACGGTCAAGCAGCGGGTGCGCGAGATCGGTATCCGACGCAGCTTCGGAGCGACGGCGGGTCGGGTCTTCTTCGCCGTGATGATGGAGAGCGTGGTCGCCACGGTCGTCGCGGGCGCCCTCGGCGTGGTGGCGGCGATCCTGATCGTGCAGTCACCGGCGATGCGCGACCTCGTCGGTCAGGGCATGGTCAGTGACTTCCCGCCCTTCCCCGTGGATGCCGCGATCGTCGGTCTCGTCGCGGCCACCGCGGTGGGGGCGTTGGCGGGCCTGCTGCCGGCCCTCGTCGCGGTGCGGGTCAAGGTGATCGACGCGATCCGCTACTGA
- a CDS encoding ABC transporter ATP-binding protein, whose protein sequence is MSLLRLEDVTRTVIPPDQPALTILSGVNLTIEPGDHVSIVGRSGSGKSTLLNLLGLLDLPTSGVISFDDRPVKSYSSARRDRLRGASIGFVFQQFNLLAGRTALENVTMPLLYSSGRTFWQRKRIAAEMLELVGLGHRLNSMPDRLSGGEQQRVAIARSLVRGPRLILADEPTGALDLDTGQSVMELIDDVAERTGAAQVVITHDPMIARRARRHFRLDRGILTPVDDPAFEPLTRREIREMAPVEPSGEAAEDDADMLDLFADDRKDV, encoded by the coding sequence GTGAGCCTCCTCCGACTCGAAGACGTCACCCGCACGGTCATCCCCCCGGATCAACCCGCCCTCACGATCCTCTCCGGGGTGAACCTCACCATCGAGCCGGGCGACCACGTGTCGATCGTCGGCCGTTCCGGCTCGGGGAAGTCCACTCTGCTGAACCTGCTCGGTCTGCTCGACCTTCCGACCAGCGGCGTGATCAGCTTCGACGACCGCCCGGTGAAGAGCTACTCGAGCGCCCGACGCGATCGACTGCGCGGCGCGTCGATCGGCTTCGTCTTCCAGCAGTTCAACCTCCTCGCGGGACGCACGGCACTCGAGAACGTCACGATGCCGTTGCTCTACTCGTCGGGACGGACGTTCTGGCAGCGCAAACGGATCGCGGCCGAGATGCTCGAGCTGGTCGGTCTCGGGCACCGGCTGAACAGCATGCCCGACCGCCTGTCCGGCGGAGAGCAGCAGCGCGTCGCGATCGCCCGTTCCCTCGTACGCGGGCCGCGCCTGATCCTCGCCGACGAGCCCACGGGTGCCCTCGACCTCGACACCGGCCAGAGCGTCATGGAGCTGATCGACGACGTCGCCGAGCGCACCGGCGCGGCGCAGGTCGTCATCACGCACGACCCGATGATCGCTCGGCGCGCGCGCCGGCACTTCCGCCTGGATCGCGGCATCCTGACGCCCGTCGATGATCCCGCCTTCGAGCCGCTCACGCGCCGCGAGATCCGCGAGATGGCGCCGGTCGAGCCGAGCGGTGAGGCGGCGGAGGACGACGCCGACATGCTCGACCTGTTCGCCGATGATCGGAAGGACGTCTGA
- a CDS encoding glycogen debranching N-terminal domain-containing protein, whose protein sequence is MTAAPTTSPAGTTTETTPLQPLLDDAVIVLRAPTQVWSDTMGDMGAAPVHGVYHGDVRHVRSLSLTCDDSPVEWISAAPDGASRLVLGGLLRGLDDTTPDPKVRLLRDRRVADGRLSETWTLHSRVDRPISTALHLALSPEFAQLHEVKSGHAHARTAVVDIDGDRATIDAGAQGLELVAPGGRVASGPEGVEARWHVDLPAFGTAEVAWTITLRDDTLVVGAATTPALWDAAAVAASSPDPRLGRWVRTALDDLDALRLVLPEHPDDEFFAAGAPWFFTLFGRDSIWAARLALPLDREIAASTLRVLARLQGTDDDAQTAQEPGKILHELRASALEMPGEGIVLPPKYYGSVDSTPLWICLLGDAWRAGMPEAEVRELLPALRAALGWIRDHGDSDGDGFLDYIDRLGTGLSNQGWKDSGDSIQWRDGRLAEGPIALCEVQAYAYEAALDGAALLEEFGEGPDAADAAFWRSWAADLKARFAEAYWVETPEGRYPAVALDRAKRPVDTLTSNIGHLIGTGILEPEEEEHVAALLLGESMSTGYGIRTMSTNAAGYWPLSYHGGGVWVHDTAIAAHGMLRAGLSDDARAVVEGLLNAAEGFAYRVPELHAGDPRSHSSVPTPYPAACRPQAWSAAAAVVCLTALAPRA, encoded by the coding sequence ATGACCGCCGCCCCCACCACCTCACCGGCCGGGACGACCACCGAGACCACTCCCCTGCAACCGCTGCTCGACGACGCGGTGATCGTGCTGCGAGCCCCCACCCAGGTGTGGTCCGACACCATGGGTGACATGGGTGCCGCCCCCGTGCACGGGGTCTACCACGGCGACGTGCGGCACGTCCGCTCGCTCTCGCTGACGTGCGACGACTCCCCCGTCGAATGGATCTCGGCCGCCCCCGACGGCGCCTCGCGTCTCGTCCTCGGCGGTCTGCTCCGCGGGCTCGACGACACGACCCCCGACCCCAAGGTGCGTCTGCTCCGCGACCGCCGCGTCGCCGACGGACGGCTGAGCGAGACCTGGACCCTGCATTCGCGCGTCGACCGGCCGATCTCGACGGCACTGCACCTCGCGCTCTCGCCCGAGTTCGCCCAGCTGCACGAGGTCAAGTCCGGGCACGCGCACGCCCGCACCGCGGTCGTCGACATCGACGGAGACCGCGCCACGATCGACGCCGGCGCGCAGGGCCTCGAGCTCGTCGCTCCGGGGGGCCGCGTGGCATCCGGTCCCGAGGGGGTCGAGGCGCGCTGGCACGTGGACCTTCCCGCGTTCGGCACCGCCGAGGTGGCGTGGACGATCACCCTCCGCGACGACACCCTCGTCGTGGGTGCGGCGACCACGCCCGCCCTGTGGGACGCGGCGGCGGTCGCGGCGAGCTCGCCCGATCCTCGCCTCGGCCGCTGGGTGCGCACCGCCCTCGACGATCTCGACGCCCTCCGCCTCGTGCTGCCCGAGCACCCCGACGACGAGTTCTTCGCCGCCGGCGCCCCGTGGTTCTTCACCCTGTTCGGCCGCGATTCGATCTGGGCCGCGCGCCTCGCCCTCCCACTCGACCGCGAGATCGCGGCATCCACTCTCCGCGTGCTCGCGCGCCTGCAGGGCACCGACGACGACGCGCAGACGGCGCAGGAGCCCGGCAAGATTCTGCACGAGCTGCGGGCGTCCGCGCTCGAGATGCCCGGTGAGGGCATCGTGCTGCCCCCGAAGTACTACGGGAGCGTCGACTCGACACCGCTGTGGATCTGCCTGCTCGGCGACGCGTGGCGTGCGGGCATGCCCGAAGCCGAGGTGCGCGAACTGCTGCCGGCGCTGCGCGCCGCGCTCGGCTGGATCCGCGACCACGGCGACAGCGACGGCGACGGCTTCCTCGACTACATCGATCGCCTCGGCACCGGCCTGTCGAACCAGGGGTGGAAAGACTCCGGTGACTCGATCCAGTGGCGCGACGGTCGCCTCGCCGAGGGACCCATCGCCCTGTGCGAGGTGCAGGCCTATGCGTACGAGGCCGCTCTCGACGGCGCTGCGCTCCTCGAGGAGTTCGGGGAAGGACCGGATGCCGCCGACGCGGCGTTCTGGCGATCCTGGGCCGCTGACCTTAAGGCGCGCTTCGCCGAGGCGTACTGGGTCGAGACCCCCGAGGGGCGCTACCCGGCTGTCGCCCTCGACCGCGCGAAGCGTCCGGTGGACACGCTCACCAGCAACATCGGCCACCTGATCGGCACCGGCATCCTCGAGCCCGAAGAGGAAGAGCACGTCGCCGCGCTGCTGCTCGGCGAGAGCATGTCGACGGGGTACGGCATCCGGACCATGTCGACGAATGCCGCCGGCTACTGGCCGCTGTCGTACCACGGCGGCGGTGTATGGGTGCACGACACCGCGATCGCCGCCCATGGGATGCTGCGGGCCGGGCTCAGCGACGACGCCCGCGCGGTGGTCGAAGGGCTGCTGAATGCCGCGGAGGGCTTCGCCTACCGGGTTCCCGAGCTGCACGCGGGCGACCCGCGGAGCCACTCGTCGGTGCCGACCCCCTACCCCGCGGCCTGCCGCCCCCAGGCCTGGTCGGCCGCCGCCGCGGTGGTCTGCCTGACCGCGCTCGCGCCCCGCGCCTGA
- a CDS encoding carbohydrate ABC transporter permease, which yields MTATATPQTTVLAEQRLDGPPRPAKHRLSRRALGWQVGLYALLIVLALIYICPFLVQVATSFKTDAAAAADPISLTPQPFTWAAYERLFLNSDFPVWFGNSVVVTVFVTTGRVFFNSLAGYALARLQFRGRGLVFAGLVAVMAVPTVVLLIPKFLVINQLGIYDSYAGMILPLLVDAAGVFIMKNFFESIPPSVEEQARIDGAGTFRIFWSVVLPMARPALITIVILSFQGSWNELSHFVISTQSPELTTLTKGVASLASGQLSQGSQFPLKLAAAAIMTIPVAVVFFIFQRRIMNASEGAVKE from the coding sequence ATGACCGCCACCGCAACCCCGCAGACGACGGTGCTCGCCGAGCAGCGCCTCGACGGCCCGCCGCGCCCCGCGAAGCACCGCCTGTCGCGCAGGGCCCTGGGCTGGCAGGTCGGCCTCTACGCGTTGCTCATCGTCCTCGCCCTCATCTACATCTGTCCGTTCCTCGTCCAGGTCGCGACGTCGTTCAAGACGGATGCCGCGGCCGCGGCCGATCCGATCTCGCTGACGCCGCAGCCCTTCACGTGGGCGGCCTACGAACGGCTGTTCCTGAACTCCGACTTCCCCGTGTGGTTCGGCAACTCCGTCGTGGTGACCGTGTTCGTCACCACGGGTCGGGTGTTCTTCAACTCGCTCGCCGGCTACGCGCTCGCCCGTCTGCAGTTCCGCGGACGCGGTCTCGTGTTCGCGGGGCTCGTCGCCGTCATGGCGGTCCCGACCGTCGTGCTGCTGATCCCGAAGTTCCTCGTCATCAACCAGCTCGGCATCTACGACTCGTACGCCGGCATGATCCTCCCGCTCCTCGTGGATGCCGCCGGTGTCTTCATCATGAAGAACTTCTTCGAGTCGATCCCGCCGTCCGTCGAGGAGCAGGCGCGCATCGACGGGGCCGGCACGTTCCGCATCTTCTGGTCGGTCGTGCTGCCGATGGCACGACCCGCTCTGATCACGATCGTGATCCTGTCGTTCCAGGGCTCCTGGAACGAGCTCAGCCACTTCGTCATCTCCACCCAGTCCCCCGAACTCACCACCCTGACCAAGGGCGTCGCCTCGCTCGCGAGCGGCCAGCTCAGTCAGGGCAGCCAATTCCCCCTCAAGCTCGCGGCCGCCGCCATCATGACGATCCCCGTCGCCGTGGTGTTCTTCATCTTCCAGCGCCGCATCATGAACGCCAGCGAAGGAGCCGTCAAAGAATGA
- a CDS encoding ABC transporter ATP-binding protein, translating into MDITGLVKRFGEKVAVAGLDLRVPAGSFYGLVGPNGAGKTTTLSMATGLLRPDAGTVHIHGVDVWAQPVEAKKLIGNLADGVRLFDRLTGEQLVTYTGMMFGLTRDEVATRTADLLRIMDLTEAAGTPVVDYSAGMTKKVALACALVHAPRLLVLDEPFESVDPVSAANIEDILRGYTASGGTVIVSSHSMDLVQRMCDHVAVIAQGRLLASGTVDEVRAGKTLQDRFVELVGGRHHAEGPQWLRQS; encoded by the coding sequence ATGGACATCACGGGCCTCGTGAAGCGGTTCGGCGAGAAGGTCGCCGTCGCCGGTCTCGACCTCCGCGTCCCCGCGGGGTCGTTCTACGGCCTGGTCGGTCCGAACGGCGCCGGGAAGACGACGACGCTGTCGATGGCGACGGGACTGCTGCGCCCCGACGCCGGAACGGTTCACATCCACGGCGTCGACGTGTGGGCGCAGCCGGTCGAAGCCAAGAAGCTGATCGGCAACCTCGCCGACGGGGTGCGGCTCTTCGACCGCCTCACCGGCGAACAGCTCGTGACCTACACGGGCATGATGTTCGGCCTCACGCGCGACGAGGTCGCCACGCGCACGGCCGACCTCCTGCGCATCATGGACCTGACCGAGGCCGCCGGTACTCCCGTCGTCGACTACTCCGCGGGCATGACCAAGAAGGTGGCCCTCGCCTGCGCTCTCGTGCACGCACCGCGCCTGCTGGTGCTCGACGAGCCCTTCGAGTCGGTGGACCCCGTGTCGGCCGCCAACATCGAGGACATCCTCCGCGGCTACACCGCCTCGGGAGGCACGGTCATCGTCTCGAGTCACTCGATGGACCTCGTGCAGCGCATGTGCGACCACGTCGCCGTCATCGCTCAGGGCCGGCTGCTGGCATCCGGAACCGTCGACGAGGTGCGCGCCGGGAAGACGCTTCAGGACCGGTTCGTCGAGCTCGTCGGCGGCCGCCACCACGCGGAGGGGCCGCAGTGGTTGCGACAGTCCTGA
- a CDS encoding efflux RND transporter periplasmic adaptor subunit, with the protein MGIARTWVFPILRLLLVALVAAALIKLAFFPDRPADTFPAEPTGAIVEPRVAATLGTITNDVVVAATVAADPAVPVKSTAGGVVNKIFITQGSGVNQGDVIFNVKVTIERDPADSVDAEGKPKPAIFRYEDVTAPAGGTLSSLAVIEGQEVTVGMAAGNVAPPSFSVTGTLEAAQQYRLLNRPTEASVAITGGPAPFTCTNLRLVTPLAGSSGDGESTGGSGTSSSAGGSGTTVTCAVPSEVTVFAGLAAEMTIAGGKAENVLVVPTTAVRGAAQSGTVWVSTADGATEERPVALGLTDGTQVEITQGLTEGEEVLEFAPGAMAGSGAGDNCTTYPDGTMFCESVPAS; encoded by the coding sequence ATGGGGATCGCACGCACGTGGGTCTTTCCGATTCTGCGTCTGCTTCTGGTCGCGCTCGTCGCGGCCGCTCTGATCAAACTGGCGTTCTTCCCTGACCGACCAGCGGACACCTTTCCGGCGGAACCCACGGGCGCGATCGTCGAGCCGCGCGTCGCGGCCACCCTGGGGACCATCACGAACGATGTCGTCGTCGCCGCAACCGTGGCCGCCGACCCGGCCGTGCCGGTGAAGTCCACCGCCGGCGGCGTGGTGAACAAGATCTTCATCACCCAGGGGTCGGGTGTGAACCAGGGCGACGTGATCTTCAACGTCAAAGTCACGATCGAACGAGATCCGGCCGACAGCGTGGATGCCGAGGGCAAGCCCAAGCCCGCGATTTTCCGTTACGAAGACGTCACCGCCCCGGCAGGCGGCACGCTCAGCTCGCTCGCCGTCATCGAGGGCCAGGAGGTCACCGTCGGGATGGCGGCGGGGAACGTCGCGCCCCCGAGCTTCTCGGTGACGGGCACGCTCGAAGCGGCGCAGCAGTACCGCCTCCTCAACCGTCCGACCGAGGCATCCGTCGCCATCACCGGCGGACCCGCACCCTTCACGTGCACGAACCTGCGCCTGGTCACGCCTCTCGCGGGAAGCTCCGGTGACGGGGAGTCGACGGGCGGTAGCGGCACTTCCTCCTCGGCGGGCGGCTCCGGCACGACCGTGACGTGCGCCGTCCCGAGCGAGGTCACCGTGTTCGCGGGCCTCGCCGCCGAGATGACCATCGCCGGCGGCAAGGCCGAGAACGTGCTCGTCGTCCCGACCACCGCCGTCCGGGGCGCCGCCCAGAGCGGCACGGTCTGGGTGTCGACGGCCGACGGCGCGACCGAGGAGCGCCCCGTCGCCCTCGGCCTGACGGACGGGACCCAGGTCGAGATCACGCAGGGATTGACCGAGGGCGAAGAGGTGCTCGAGTTCGCTCCCGGGGCGATGGCGGGATCGGGTGCGGGAGACAACTGCACCACGTACCCCGACGGCACGATGTTCTGCGAGTCGGTACCGGCGTCGTGA
- a CDS encoding Lsr2 family protein, whose amino-acid sequence MAKKHITQLIDDLDGSVLESGSTITFSLEGRAYEIDLSEKNAAKLREAFEPFTTAARSIGSSNHAAHRASRGRVPSSRDLADVRAWAEKNGHSINPRGRISSAVLSAYDAAH is encoded by the coding sequence ATGGCCAAGAAGCACATCACGCAGTTGATCGACGATCTCGACGGTTCCGTCCTCGAAAGCGGATCGACGATCACATTCTCTCTCGAGGGTCGCGCCTACGAGATCGATCTCTCCGAAAAGAATGCCGCGAAGCTGCGGGAGGCATTCGAACCGTTCACGACGGCGGCGCGCTCGATCGGCTCATCGAACCATGCCGCACATCGCGCGTCGCGCGGCCGTGTTCCTTCTTCTCGAGACCTCGCGGATGTGCGTGCCTGGGCGGAGAAGAACGGGCACTCGATCAATCCGCGCGGTCGCATTTCCTCCGCTGTTCTCTCGGCGTACGACGCCGCACACTGA
- a CDS encoding Lsr2 family protein, translated as MAIKHITHLVDDLDGSVLEEGEGKQITFSVEGRAYEIDLSNRNADKFYNAIAPFVDAARSVSRTTTTSRRPRAARRDNDLDLGAVREWARANGHTVSDRGRVPAAVLEAYSAAQS; from the coding sequence ATGGCAATCAAGCACATCACTCACCTTGTTGACGATCTCGACGGCTCCGTCCTCGAAGAGGGAGAAGGAAAGCAGATCACCTTCTCCGTTGAAGGCCGTGCCTACGAAATCGACTTGTCGAACCGCAATGCGGATAAGTTCTACAACGCCATCGCTCCTTTCGTCGATGCCGCGCGCTCGGTGTCGCGGACGACGACCACGTCGCGTCGCCCTCGTGCCGCACGCCGCGACAACGACCTGGATCTCGGCGCGGTGCGCGAGTGGGCGCGGGCGAACGGGCACACGGTGAGCGATCGCGGTCGCGTTCCCGCCGCGGTGCTCGAAGCGTATTCGGCCGCTCAGTCCTGA
- a CDS encoding Glu/Leu/Phe/Val dehydrogenase family protein: MTHALPLPDFSHERVEVVTGSRSGLFIAVALHSSVLGSALGGARLWTYPTWSDALGDALRLSAAMTLKNASAGLDAGGGKSVIGLPPGTVLDPDRRRAAFLDLGDAVESLGGLYRTAEDVGSTTDDMLVVSERTSHVVGLPEAGGGSGEPAGPTSLGVYASLIATLERSAGVRDVAGRRITVAGLGQVGSRLAARLASEGAVLTVTDVNPAKRALAAELGAAWVEPHEAHLVAADVFVPAGIGGVLTDEVIDALDARAVCGPANNPLADRSGADRLAQRGILYAPDFVVNAGGVIYLDLEAKQRGTRDEIMARVAGIGDTLRRIFDEAESRGVTPLAAAEGVAAERLREGARSDALV, encoded by the coding sequence ATGACCCACGCCCTGCCCCTGCCCGATTTCTCCCACGAGCGCGTGGAGGTGGTGACGGGAAGCCGCAGCGGCCTCTTCATCGCCGTCGCCCTGCACTCATCGGTGCTGGGCTCCGCTCTCGGCGGTGCCCGCCTGTGGACCTATCCCACCTGGAGCGACGCTCTCGGCGACGCTCTCCGCCTCTCGGCGGCGATGACGCTCAAGAACGCCTCCGCGGGCCTCGATGCCGGGGGCGGGAAGTCGGTGATCGGTCTGCCGCCGGGCACGGTGCTCGACCCCGACCGACGCCGCGCCGCGTTCCTCGATCTCGGTGACGCCGTCGAAAGCCTCGGCGGCCTGTACCGCACCGCCGAAGACGTCGGCTCGACCACCGACGACATGCTCGTGGTGAGCGAGCGGACCTCCCACGTCGTGGGCCTGCCCGAGGCGGGCGGCGGTTCCGGTGAGCCCGCCGGGCCGACGAGCCTCGGCGTGTACGCCTCGCTCATCGCCACCCTCGAGCGGAGTGCGGGCGTCCGCGACGTCGCCGGGCGCCGCATCACTGTGGCCGGACTCGGCCAGGTCGGCAGCCGACTCGCCGCCCGACTTGCCTCCGAGGGCGCCGTGCTCACGGTCACCGACGTGAATCCCGCCAAGCGCGCGCTCGCCGCTGAGCTCGGGGCAGCGTGGGTCGAGCCGCACGAGGCGCACCTGGTCGCCGCGGACGTCTTCGTCCCCGCCGGGATCGGCGGCGTGCTGACCGACGAGGTCATCGACGCGCTGGACGCCCGCGCGGTCTGCGGACCCGCCAACAACCCGCTCGCGGACCGATCCGGGGCCGACCGGCTGGCGCAGCGCGGCATCCTGTACGCGCCCGACTTCGTCGTGAACGCCGGCGGGGTCATCTACCTCGACCTCGAGGCCAAGCAGCGCGGAACCCGCGACGAGATCATGGCGCGCGTGGCGGGTATCGGCGACACGCTTCGCCGGATCTTCGATGAAGCCGAGTCGCGCGGGGTCACGCCGCTTGCGGCCGCCGAGGGCGTCGCCGCGGAGCGCCTGCGCGAAGGCGCCCGTTCGGACGCTCTGGTCTGA
- a CDS encoding YbaK/EbsC family protein — protein sequence MTDALPTRSRLVAASVESAGIAGKIIVLPDAASTAALAAAALDVEAGAIANSLVFWSDDEPLLVMTSGAHRVDTKGLAERLGRGAIRRATPEQVLAATGQPIGGVAPTGHPAPLTTIVDEALAAFPEIWAAGGTPHTVFPLTFDELVRLTGGTVAKVD from the coding sequence ATGACCGACGCCCTCCCCACTCGCAGCCGTCTCGTCGCCGCTTCGGTGGAGTCCGCGGGCATCGCGGGCAAGATCATCGTCCTTCCGGATGCCGCATCCACGGCGGCCCTGGCCGCTGCGGCCCTCGACGTCGAAGCGGGCGCGATCGCGAACAGCCTCGTGTTCTGGAGCGACGACGAGCCCCTCCTCGTGATGACCAGCGGAGCGCACCGGGTCGATACGAAAGGCCTCGCCGAGCGTCTGGGGCGCGGGGCGATCCGCCGAGCGACGCCCGAACAGGTTCTCGCGGCGACGGGTCAGCCGATCGGCGGTGTCGCCCCGACGGGGCACCCCGCTCCGCTCACCACGATCGTCGACGAGGCGCTGGCCGCCTTCCCCGAGATCTGGGCGGCCGGCGGCACTCCGCACACGGTGTTCCCGCTGACGTTCGACGAGCTCGTGCGATTGACGGGCGGAACGGTCGCGAAGGTCGACTGA
- the budA gene encoding acetolactate decarboxylase — translation MAGDIRPAAVIDPGVVTQFAALDALLGGLYSTGITVDDARALGDTGIGCCERFGGEVIVLDGEFFACTTDGPPRRMSDDETMPFLDMCSFGEPLSRTVRDLDGPALAAEIDGVLVSRNLFHAIRLDGVVARVRTRLTPREQPPFRRLAEVTAEQIETVSHDVRGTVVGFWMPGLYQGITVAGLHLHFLSEDRALGGHVLEISVREAVLRVSAYARFALHLPTDPEFLSNELTHDEDRRIGAIEGGASRSEG, via the coding sequence GTGGCGGGGGACATTCGCCCCGCAGCAGTGATCGACCCGGGTGTCGTCACGCAATTCGCCGCTCTCGACGCCCTTCTGGGTGGGTTGTATTCCACCGGTATCACCGTGGACGACGCGCGCGCCCTCGGTGATACCGGCATCGGATGCTGTGAGCGATTCGGCGGCGAAGTCATCGTGCTCGATGGTGAATTCTTCGCGTGCACCACGGACGGGCCTCCCCGTCGAATGAGTGACGACGAGACCATGCCGTTCCTCGACATGTGCTCTTTCGGGGAACCGCTCTCCCGCACCGTCCGCGACCTCGACGGACCGGCTCTGGCGGCGGAGATCGACGGCGTCCTCGTCAGTCGGAACCTGTTCCACGCGATCCGCCTGGACGGCGTCGTGGCGCGGGTTCGCACGCGCCTCACGCCGCGCGAACAACCGCCGTTCCGACGTCTCGCCGAGGTCACCGCGGAGCAGATCGAGACGGTATCCCACGACGTGCGCGGAACGGTCGTGGGGTTCTGGATGCCGGGCCTCTATCAGGGCATCACCGTCGCGGGTCTTCACCTGCATTTCCTCAGCGAGGACCGTGCGCTCGGCGGCCACGTTCTGGAGATCTCCGTCCGTGAGGCGGTTCTGCGGGTATCCGCGTATGCGCGATTCGCGCTTCACCTGCCCACCGACCCCGAATTCCTCTCGAACGAACTCACGCACGATGAGGATCGCCGGATCGGTGCGATTGAGGGCGGTGCTTCTCGCTCTGAGGGGTGA
- a CDS encoding TetR/AcrR family transcriptional regulator — protein sequence MAETRQRTGRPRDPEINARVLMAAQRVYAASGRAGLTFDAVARESGVGKPAIYRRWSSADELLDEALRSHVLEPAQTDGTDIRGHLREIALSVLRLMFSDQGSFVLRVSAERASQPAVFDQYFERLRTVIHVGNRGLVQAAIERGELSDRCDADVLLQAITGSALVGTLMGFAPSPFDDPLAAESYCERVVDQALRGAGPSSA from the coding sequence GTGGCGGAGACTCGACAGCGAACCGGCCGCCCTCGTGACCCCGAGATCAACGCGAGGGTGTTGATGGCGGCGCAGCGCGTCTATGCCGCATCGGGTCGAGCGGGTCTCACGTTCGACGCCGTCGCCCGCGAGTCAGGCGTCGGTAAACCCGCGATCTACCGCCGATGGTCCTCGGCGGACGAGCTGCTGGACGAAGCTCTGCGTTCGCACGTGCTCGAGCCCGCCCAGACGGACGGGACGGACATCCGCGGTCACCTTCGCGAGATCGCTCTCTCGGTGCTGCGACTCATGTTTTCCGACCAGGGCAGTTTCGTCCTGCGCGTGAGCGCTGAACGCGCCTCGCAGCCCGCCGTCTTCGACCAGTACTTCGAACGACTGCGTACGGTCATCCACGTCGGCAATCGCGGCCTGGTGCAGGCGGCCATTGAGCGAGGCGAACTGTCGGATCGATGCGACGCCGACGTGCTGCTGCAGGCGATCACGGGTTCGGCGCTGGTGGGAACCCTGATGGGCTTCGCGCCGTCTCCGTTCGACGACCCGCTCGCCGCCGAGAGCTACTGCGAGCGCGTCGTCGATCAGGCCCTTCGCGGAGCCGGCCCCTCGTCGGCCTGA